Proteins encoded together in one Miscanthus floridulus cultivar M001 chromosome 16, ASM1932011v1, whole genome shotgun sequence window:
- the LOC136510737 gene encoding uncharacterized protein codes for MAKQITKELMADQPKLFQDEMKKMQDEMSKMKEELSKKVEDAISGKNDATKDNANREITLKEAFNLHQNAQAISLLVTSLGLDEFAKINRMESAKQVWDTLKVSFEGDKNVRKGNIDLLHGELERFVFLQGEMTQVMFDRLMALVNHIRALCRNEWDNNKVVRKMLRTYRAKNNMLASVIMERPGYDEMTPQELFSKLKHHEGLDEDAINAHNQNPSAMGYNKSAALKATQQHEVQGSSQEKKKVKDDFSSEEEDFDEEVAFVIRNLRKFMKKEQPQDYGDGKKRYKMRFCYGGGQTSHFIADCSNEKKKNKYNKDEDKKNKGKKER; via the exons ATGGCCAAGCAAATTACAAAAGAGTTGATGGCTGATCAACCAAAGCTTttccaagatgaaatgaagaagatgcaagatgagatgagcaagatgaaggaagagttgagcaagaaggttgaagatgctataagtggcaagaatgatgcaaccaaagacaatgcaa atagagagataactctgaAAGAAGCTTTCAACCTTCAccaaaatgcacaagccatatCCTTGCTTGTTACAAGTTTGGGTCTGGATGAGTTTGCCAAAATAAAtagaatggaaagtgcaaagcaagTTTGGGATACCTTGAAAGTATCTTTTGAAGGAGATAAGAATGTGAGGAAAGGCAACATTGAtctacttcatggtgaattggaaaggttCGTGTTCTTGCAAGGTGAAATGACTCAAGTAatgtttgataggcttatggcattggtTAACCACATAAGAGCTCTTTGTAGGAATGAATGGGATAACAACAAGGTTGTTaggaagatgttgagaacctatagagcaaAGAATAACATGCTAgcatccgtgatcatggaaaggcccggttatgatgagatgacgcCCCAAGAACTCTtctcaaagctcaagcatcatgagggtctagatgaagatgcaatcaatgctcataaTCAAAATCCTAGTGCAATGGGATATAACAAGAGTGCAGCCCTAAAAGCAACTCAGCAACATGAAGTTCAAGGTTcaagtcaagagaagaagaaagtgaaggatgatttctcaagtgaagaagaagattttGATgaagaggttgcatttgtgattagaaatcttagaaaatttaTGAAAAAAGAGCAACCACAAGActatggtgatggaaagaaaAGGTACAAAATGAGGTTTTGCTATGGGGGTGGTCAAAccagtcacttcatagccgattgttctaatgagaagaagaagaacaagtacaacaaggatgaagacaagaagaacaaaggcaagaaagagaggtga